From the genome of Virgibacillus siamensis, one region includes:
- a CDS encoding TrmH family RNA methyltransferase encodes MITSVQNSKVKQWKKLGRRKEREKTGTFFIEGHHLIDEAYKSNWKIVEVIAVKEAGVPEWCHQITEYVSPEVFRHVSYTETPQGIAAVVEMKKMDRSEEKSVLLVDAIQDPGNLGTIIRTADAAGFDAVILGEGTVDPYNNKVIRSTQGSIFHLPVFHINIVHEIPKLKKQGFEVWASALNNAVSFETVSVPEKTALIVGNEGAGIQSEILHLTDSTVHIPIYGKAESLNVSVAAGILMYYIRR; translated from the coding sequence ATGATAACGTCAGTTCAAAATAGCAAAGTCAAACAGTGGAAAAAGTTGGGCAGACGCAAAGAAAGGGAAAAGACGGGCACATTTTTTATAGAGGGGCATCATCTGATTGACGAAGCATACAAAAGCAACTGGAAAATAGTTGAAGTAATTGCAGTGAAAGAAGCAGGTGTTCCGGAATGGTGTCATCAAATTACTGAATATGTAAGTCCCGAAGTCTTTCGGCATGTATCCTATACGGAAACACCGCAGGGAATTGCCGCGGTTGTCGAAATGAAAAAAATGGATCGAAGCGAAGAAAAGTCCGTTCTTTTAGTTGATGCAATTCAAGATCCCGGGAATCTGGGAACAATTATCAGGACTGCAGATGCGGCTGGCTTTGATGCTGTTATTCTAGGCGAGGGTACAGTTGACCCATACAATAATAAAGTAATACGATCAACACAAGGATCCATCTTTCATTTGCCGGTATTCCATATAAATATTGTACATGAAATACCGAAGCTGAAAAAGCAAGGATTTGAAGTATGGGCTTCCGCGTTAAACAATGCAGTATCCTTTGAAACAGTTTCCGTCCCCGAAAAAACAGCATTAATTGTTGGTAATGAAGGTGCCGGAATCCAGAGTGAAATTTTACATCTGACCGATTCAACCGTCCATATCCCAATATATGGGAAAGCGGAATCATTAAACGTTAGTGTTGCAGCGGGGATATTAATGTATTATATTAGAAGATGA
- the sspI gene encoding small acid-soluble spore protein SspI, translating into MDLNLRKAIVSNIASNDQEQLEATIVDAIEKGEEKMLPGLGVLFELIWQQSGEKDKQEMVDSLEQGVKQASAKD; encoded by the coding sequence ATGGATTTGAATTTACGAAAAGCAATTGTTTCCAACATTGCTTCCAACGATCAGGAACAACTTGAAGCAACTATTGTTGATGCAATTGAAAAGGGTGAAGAAAAAATGCTTCCGGGTCTCGGCGTGCTGTTTGAACTAATTTGGCAGCAATCTGGTGAAAAAGATAAACAAGAAATGGTTGATTCGCTGGAACAAGGTGTCAAACAGGCATCCGCAAAGGATTAA
- a CDS encoding DUF6583 family protein — protein sequence MDGPVNNGRKKKGIPKKLIAILAAALIIIGGSVAAYAMLTGSAKAQYFLAEKNTIEFIGDKFEERFQPEFDWAEQASKNATETSYELSAAYNGPVAAGIGVPPQLINNSTIELTTQMNQKKAQMMTDVNVNFGGVEINDIHVFLNENDLLLKLPFLQETLKITDKDLSKLLKESNPAITGELDFNTVFKSLDGSLSEEDHAYIYAEYLTFIYEQLPKDAFKTKDETVKVQDKSVDAKKITMKLSEKQVKNILRSVLEKMKKDDRLKALVRKQLEIQQLGTLSATSGSGQMQNNIQTALENYDKALDKIMNGLKNFQIPDGLTSEIWVHDDLIVKRNMKISIAPKGEKPSTLTVNGTQLLSDTSQKVKYKLAVDQQSFTVTANLSNQDNKLKDSISFSDGKTDITYNGSSSLKDGTREFERSFSVEGAGTFIWTGEADYNNDRMSSENNITMETPDLQQDMIDLQIDKEAKTIKKVDQPGNSNLKNIGDMSPIEMQQYMEQEIRPQFQQWFMSIMGFPGGMNGF from the coding sequence ATGGACGGGCCTGTAAACAATGGAAGAAAAAAGAAAGGAATTCCCAAAAAACTAATCGCAATTCTGGCAGCAGCTTTAATCATTATCGGCGGAAGTGTAGCCGCTTATGCTATGTTGACCGGATCTGCCAAAGCACAGTATTTCCTGGCAGAAAAAAACACGATTGAATTTATTGGTGATAAATTTGAAGAACGCTTTCAGCCGGAATTTGACTGGGCGGAACAGGCAAGTAAAAATGCTACGGAGACCTCGTACGAATTATCCGCGGCGTATAACGGACCTGTCGCTGCGGGAATAGGCGTTCCTCCCCAGTTGATTAATAATTCAACGATTGAATTGACAACTCAAATGAATCAAAAAAAAGCACAAATGATGACAGATGTAAATGTAAACTTCGGCGGGGTTGAAATCAATGATATCCATGTATTTTTAAATGAAAATGACTTATTGCTTAAACTCCCCTTTCTTCAGGAAACACTAAAAATAACTGATAAAGACCTGAGTAAACTTCTTAAAGAATCGAATCCGGCCATTACTGGTGAACTGGATTTCAACACAGTATTTAAAAGTTTGGACGGTTCTTTATCAGAGGAAGACCATGCATACATATATGCAGAATATCTGACATTCATTTATGAACAGCTGCCAAAGGATGCTTTTAAAACCAAAGACGAGACAGTGAAAGTTCAAGACAAATCAGTTGATGCAAAAAAAATCACAATGAAACTATCTGAAAAACAAGTAAAAAATATCCTTAGATCGGTACTTGAAAAGATGAAAAAGGATGATAGATTAAAGGCGCTTGTCAGGAAGCAACTTGAAATTCAACAATTAGGAACATTGTCCGCAACTTCAGGAAGCGGACAAATGCAAAACAATATCCAAACTGCCTTAGAAAATTATGATAAAGCACTTGATAAAATAATGAATGGCTTAAAAAACTTTCAAATACCTGATGGGTTGACTTCCGAAATATGGGTGCACGATGACCTTATTGTAAAGCGAAACATGAAAATCAGTATCGCTCCTAAGGGTGAAAAACCATCCACTCTTACTGTTAATGGAACTCAATTATTGTCCGACACTTCACAAAAAGTGAAGTACAAACTGGCAGTTGATCAGCAGTCATTTACAGTTACTGCAAATCTTTCAAATCAAGATAATAAGCTGAAAGATTCCATTTCATTTTCTGACGGAAAAACGGATATCACATACAACGGTTCATCCTCGCTCAAGGACGGAACCCGTGAATTCGAACGGAGCTTTTCTGTAGAAGGGGCAGGAACCTTTATATGGACTGGTGAAGCTGATTATAACAATGATAGAATGTCATCGGAGAACAACATCACAATGGAAACTCCGGATTTACAGCAGGATATGATTGACCTGCAAATTGATAAAGAAGCCAAAACGATTAAAAAAGTTGATCAGCCTGGCAATTCAAACTTGAAAAATATCGGCGACATGTCACCGATTGAAATGCAGCAATATATGGAGCAGGAAATAAGACCGCAATTCCAGCAATGGTTCATGAGCATTATGGGTTTTCCAGGCGGTATGAACGGTTTTTAA
- a CDS encoding ABC transporter permease → MILLKQFFLFLQHDFRKLKRKWISLPLLLLFPIFIMSLCAIIAVAVFSPDKEDPIVVGLVDLDQSKETKMVTKMIEGSSQLGNYIQIEKLTREQAAQHIKNKLSAYITFPDGFTEDLYNGTSVTLQVTGNRNKQTESYVIKELLDSIARHIRTSQANILTVNYYAKQLSISESKRHDLLFKQFTNFLLYTVGKDKIVDETKITNDATSASLQYYILSGWIVVVTIWLLGFYSFFSGEDELLLKQRMRLYGVIFLVQLLAKMVISFVVTGILAAAMLYICTTFMNITLYGDDLIRIAIITGLYCLTFLTTLAIIETLIVSPKIRLLIQSLFTVMTLLATGAILPSLYFPFYIQSFLPYIFAYESFYWLREILLNDRLYAEYIPLLLMTSAVLFLLLGLSLWKERRYL, encoded by the coding sequence ATGATATTACTTAAGCAGTTTTTCCTGTTTTTACAACATGATTTTAGGAAATTGAAGAGGAAGTGGATCTCACTTCCTCTTCTTTTACTGTTTCCAATTTTTATTATGTCACTGTGCGCGATAATTGCTGTAGCTGTTTTTTCACCCGATAAAGAAGACCCGATAGTTGTGGGGTTAGTTGACCTTGATCAATCCAAAGAAACAAAAATGGTCACGAAGATGATTGAAGGTTCCTCTCAATTAGGGAATTACATACAAATCGAAAAACTGACAAGGGAGCAAGCTGCACAACATATAAAGAATAAGCTGAGTGCTTACATAACTTTTCCGGATGGATTTACGGAAGATTTATATAATGGAACTTCTGTCACATTGCAAGTAACCGGAAACCGAAATAAACAAACCGAAAGTTATGTGATCAAAGAACTGCTAGACAGCATTGCAAGACACATTCGCACATCACAGGCGAATATACTGACGGTCAACTATTACGCCAAACAATTATCCATTAGCGAATCGAAAAGGCATGATTTGTTATTTAAACAGTTTACCAATTTCCTGTTGTACACTGTTGGAAAAGATAAAATAGTGGATGAGACAAAAATAACTAACGATGCAACTTCCGCCTCGCTTCAGTATTACATCCTTTCCGGCTGGATCGTTGTAGTTACGATTTGGCTGCTTGGTTTCTATTCTTTTTTTTCAGGGGAAGACGAGCTGCTTCTGAAACAGCGGATGCGTTTGTATGGCGTTATCTTCCTTGTCCAGCTGCTCGCCAAGATGGTTATTTCCTTTGTGGTAACCGGAATTTTGGCTGCGGCAATGCTTTATATCTGCACTACATTTATGAATATAACCCTTTACGGTGATGATTTGATCCGAATAGCAATCATTACAGGCTTATACTGCCTTACTTTCCTAACAACTCTTGCCATCATTGAAACGCTTATCGTCAGCCCAAAAATCCGATTGCTGATACAATCCTTGTTTACCGTCATGACTTTGCTTGCAACAGGGGCAATATTGCCATCATTGTATTTTCCTTTCTATATACAATCTTTTTTGCCATATATATTTGCTTATGAAAGTTTCTACTGGCTCCGGGAAATTCTTCTAAACGACAGGTTGTACGCTGAATATATACCACTCTTATTGATGACTTCAGCTGTATTGTTTCTTCTCCTCGGTCTGTCGCTATGGAAGGAGCGTCGATACTTATGA
- a CDS encoding ABC transporter permease gives MKQMIITRFMHWKKQSFALLFWLFLPIFATWAITTVTNSVTDDAKVPVGIVLEEQSDTALELVEEIRSVPFVRSTILEEKEALYKLKKHELDSVFVIEEGYQDHVRHDQRNQLITGYYSDLSFAFVPVKEMILSYVQQETSRAKAAISVKNLENKYNGNSEWSAEEIIAKSKEIQQNENLLETTLSFSGSKIRTEDDPPLFLIWGIWGIFTILSAFLIFDWVIKEKHANVAVRFPFTRTPLKTYLIQNFILYTLLFLITDFLAVSFFYMVYHESINILNLIIFRILINLAAFLLAQLFSNIFLFYCTSFGLTLTAGIISGALLPSGFSLYWSGFDWINPLRPLLDGKFISLLPLTIVILAVLWGVRKENTNA, from the coding sequence ATGAAACAGATGATAATAACACGGTTCATGCATTGGAAAAAGCAATCATTCGCACTTTTATTCTGGCTGTTCCTGCCTATTTTCGCAACATGGGCTATTACAACTGTAACAAATTCGGTTACAGATGATGCAAAAGTTCCGGTGGGGATTGTTTTGGAAGAACAGTCCGATACTGCATTGGAGCTGGTTGAGGAAATCAGGTCTGTTCCTTTTGTCCGATCAACCATTTTGGAAGAGAAAGAAGCACTTTACAAACTGAAAAAACATGAACTGGACAGTGTCTTCGTCATTGAGGAAGGGTATCAGGATCATGTGCGGCATGACCAGCGAAACCAGCTTATCACAGGCTACTATTCTGATCTGTCATTTGCTTTCGTGCCGGTAAAAGAAATGATTCTGTCCTATGTGCAACAGGAAACCAGTCGGGCAAAAGCAGCAATTTCCGTAAAAAACCTTGAAAATAAATACAACGGAAATAGCGAATGGTCTGCGGAAGAAATAATTGCGAAAAGCAAGGAAATCCAGCAAAACGAAAATCTGCTGGAAACCACGCTTTCTTTCAGTGGTTCAAAAATACGGACGGAGGACGATCCTCCATTATTTCTGATTTGGGGGATTTGGGGTATTTTCACGATCTTATCTGCCTTCCTTATTTTTGACTGGGTTATTAAAGAAAAACATGCAAACGTTGCGGTTAGATTTCCATTTACCCGTACACCATTAAAGACCTATCTCATACAAAACTTTATACTGTATACCCTATTATTCTTGATAACCGATTTCCTTGCTGTTTCATTTTTCTATATGGTGTATCACGAATCAATCAACATACTAAATCTGATTATATTCAGGATTTTAATCAATCTTGCTGCCTTTTTACTTGCACAGCTATTTTCAAATATATTTTTATTCTACTGCACTTCTTTCGGTTTAACATTAACAGCAGGTATTATAAGTGGTGCACTGTTGCCATCAGGATTTTCGTTATATTGGTCGGGATTTGATTGGATAAATCCGCTTCGACCCCTGCTGGATGGGAAATTTATAAGCCTATTGCCGCTCACAATTGTGATACTTGCTGTCCTCTGGGGGGTTAGAAAGGAGAATACCAATGCTTAG
- a CDS encoding ABC transporter ATP-binding protein, with translation MLSINKLSKTFRKKQVLDSITFTVNPGEIIGLVGENGAGKSTMLHILATLSKPDSGTLTLQKMSYDKDKKHIRKQIGFVPQDIALWDEFTVKENMLFFERLSWTHKNEDELQQLCFNMKLDKWNQPVKTLSGGMKRKLNLAISLIHDPSLLLLDEPTVGIDLKSRKEIGAYLSEQAKRNDKMIIYTSHDMDEIENLCDTIYCIGKDPFYFDVLKKAGNNPILL, from the coding sequence ATGCTTAGCATAAATAAATTATCAAAAACATTTCGTAAAAAACAGGTTCTGGATTCCATAACATTTACTGTCAATCCCGGTGAAATTATTGGATTAGTCGGTGAAAACGGCGCCGGAAAATCAACTATGCTGCACATTTTGGCCACCTTATCCAAGCCGGATTCAGGAACCCTTACGTTACAAAAAATGTCCTATGATAAAGATAAGAAACACATTCGAAAACAAATAGGATTCGTTCCTCAGGATATAGCATTATGGGATGAATTTACTGTTAAGGAGAACATGCTATTTTTCGAAAGGCTATCATGGACACATAAAAATGAAGATGAACTGCAACAACTTTGTTTTAATATGAAATTGGACAAGTGGAATCAGCCGGTTAAGACCTTGTCCGGGGGGATGAAGCGGAAACTGAATCTCGCGATATCTCTCATCCATGACCCGTCACTTTTACTACTGGATGAGCCGACTGTTGGGATTGACCTGAAATCCCGGAAAGAAATTGGTGCCTATTTGAGTGAACAGGCTAAACGGAACGATAAAATGATTATCTACACTTCACATGACATGGATGAAATTGAAAATCTATGCGACACAATCTATTGTATCGGGAAAGATCCATTTTATTTTGATGTATTAAAGAAAGCTGGAAACAACCCGATATTGCTGTAA
- a CDS encoding M42 family metallopeptidase produces the protein MAKLDETNTMLKDLTDAKGIPGNEKEAREVMEKYITPYADNVFMDNLGSLIAEKTGDANGPKIMVAGHLDEVGFMVTRIDENGFVYFQTVGGWWSQVMLAQRVTVMSKKGDVTGVIGSKPPHILSADARKKPIDIKDMFIDIGASSREEAKEFGVRPGDSVVPYFEFTQLKNEKMLLAKAWDNRIGCAIAIEVLKQLKDVDHPNVVYGVGTIQEEVGLRGAKTSTHTIKPDIGFGVDVGIAGDTPGISDKDADSELGKGPQIILYDASMVSHKGVREFVVDTAEENKIPFQYASMAGGGTDSGSIHLTANGVPALSITIATRYIHSHAAILHRDDFENAVKLIVETIKKLDSDKVKEIVMA, from the coding sequence ATGGCAAAATTGGATGAAACGAATACGATGCTTAAAGATTTAACGGATGCAAAAGGGATTCCGGGTAATGAAAAAGAAGCGAGAGAAGTAATGGAGAAGTACATTACTCCATACGCGGATAACGTCTTTATGGATAATCTCGGAAGCCTGATTGCAGAAAAAACCGGTGATGCAAATGGTCCAAAAATCATGGTAGCCGGTCATTTGGATGAAGTAGGCTTCATGGTTACCCGTATTGATGAAAACGGTTTCGTATACTTCCAGACCGTCGGCGGATGGTGGAGCCAGGTTATGTTGGCACAGCGCGTAACAGTCATGAGCAAAAAAGGTGACGTTACCGGTGTCATTGGTTCAAAACCGCCGCATATTCTTTCTGCTGATGCCCGCAAGAAACCAATTGATATTAAGGATATGTTCATTGATATCGGTGCATCAAGCCGGGAGGAAGCTAAAGAATTTGGCGTGCGTCCGGGGGATTCAGTAGTGCCTTATTTCGAGTTCACACAATTGAAAAACGAAAAAATGCTGCTCGCCAAGGCATGGGATAATCGAATTGGCTGTGCAATCGCAATTGAAGTATTAAAACAATTGAAAGATGTCGACCATCCGAATGTCGTTTATGGCGTTGGTACCATTCAGGAGGAAGTTGGCCTTCGTGGTGCAAAAACATCCACACATACGATTAAACCGGATATCGGCTTCGGTGTTGATGTTGGTATCGCGGGGGATACTCCAGGAATTTCCGATAAGGATGCTGACAGTGAACTTGGAAAAGGCCCGCAAATTATCCTTTATGATGCATCAATGGTTTCACATAAAGGAGTTCGTGAATTCGTTGTGGACACAGCTGAAGAAAACAAGATACCTTTCCAATATGCTTCTATGGCAGGTGGAGGTACAGATTCCGGATCCATCCATTTGACAGCTAATGGGGTTCCTGCACTATCCATAACCATTGCAACTCGATACATTCATTCTCATGCAGCAATTTTGCATCGTGACGACTTTGAAAATGCAGTGAAACTAATTGTCGAAACCATTAAGAAACTCGATAGTGATAAAGTGAAGGAAATTGTAATGGCATAA
- a CDS encoding dUTP diphosphatase: MDWQTLYNMQEQLDKYIESQHDLSGRNLFQEKSLALLVELGELANETRCFKFWSTKPRNERSIILEEYVDGIHFLLSLGLEKGMIFSRVNPSAPVGSETDQFNRVYDASVLFRQEPTEVNYAALFEYYVQLGELLGFDEEAIQQAYLKKNEINYERQDQGY; encoded by the coding sequence ATGGACTGGCAGACACTTTACAACATGCAAGAACAATTGGACAAGTATATTGAATCACAGCACGATTTGTCGGGAAGAAATTTATTTCAGGAAAAATCTTTGGCACTTCTTGTTGAATTGGGAGAACTGGCAAATGAAACACGATGCTTCAAATTTTGGAGTACAAAACCGAGAAATGAAAGATCCATCATTTTGGAAGAGTATGTGGATGGCATTCACTTTCTGTTATCACTGGGACTTGAAAAAGGAATGATATTTTCCAGGGTTAATCCATCTGCTCCAGTTGGAAGTGAAACTGACCAATTTAACAGAGTTTATGATGCATCCGTGCTTTTCAGGCAGGAACCTACTGAAGTAAATTATGCAGCACTATTTGAATATTATGTGCAGCTGGGGGAATTACTAGGCTTTGATGAAGAAGCAATACAACAGGCCTATCTGAAAAAAAATGAAATCAATTATGAACGGCAGGATCAAGGATACTGA